The following nucleotide sequence is from Zingiber officinale cultivar Zhangliang chromosome 10A, Zo_v1.1, whole genome shotgun sequence.
tcatgcccaaataggtcaatatgagatattgagatcatttgattagagtgagtctacttggagttcaagacataaattgattagaggatgacatggtctatgtctcaattgatcaatttagatgtcaaagatagaaggacattgtcacatattgtgagagtcacaattagtagtcacaatggtgatgttggatctcaacattcttgtaacttgggtagtaatgatgtgttgctagataccgctcattacttatgtttctaaatgggtttaggagcattgccaacgttacaagaacctatagggtcacacacaaagggcagttagatagagattaggttcatatgatggaccaagaggattaggttcatgtgatgaaccaaattggattaagagtaatccaaattagactaattgagttggactcaatttgattcatgtgtcgaatgagtctagtttagactatgattcattgagtcaatttaaaccaatgaatagagattaattaaattaaattgatttgaatcaaaggttagatttgatcaaccatgggagataagaggtcaagtttgacttgacttgagagggaagatgaagggtcaagtttgacttgactaaatgccacctcattgtgacttggcatgggtcggccaatgatgatgttccacatcatcaaggctatatcattatgtgccacctcataaggaagatcaagagtcatgactcttggtattacatggaggtttaaaacactccattaagtggtcggccacattaatgtgaagcaattgtgtgctcattcaaggcttcttcttcctcctctcttcttcttctctccttctcctccattgccgagacctctcaagggtgctagcacactctaagtggttctcttcACCTTttttccgtgtggatacgtgtagaggagtgtacacttgacactctacgagatccagcAACCATTTGGACgggcgggataagcgaagggcatcgctacaagggtaaaacctttttccatgtagatctaaggtagatctagtgtagacaaacatgtatatgaatattttatttatcttcgcacggatccgtgactagcttcgaggtttccgcaatgtaaaaagtgatttttacggctcgaaagtcTAACAATATCCACCAAaccccactttcttacccacctcttggtggccggccaagcctagcttggagcccaagctagggccggccaaaccaaaccaagaagggagccaagttgtgtctggccctagcttggagcccaagcaagggtgggtggccagccacattgaaatcaaaagggagttttaaattttgaaatctttcattttatggaagtcatggttttaaaagagagttttaaaattttaaaatctttctacgaaggattaagagaaagatttgatatctttccttatttgcagttaagagaaagatttaaatttttgataaaacattcctttttgtaaccatccacatgttttaaaagagatattttaatttataaaattttccttttataaccaaccatgaagggatttaaagaaagaaattttttaattaaaatttcttattggaaacaaataaggaagttttaatttcatgtttaaaactttccttgtttggatttaaaggggtggccggccatgacaagaagaaaaggatgttttaattttttgttttaaaactttcctttttagtcattggcaaagaatataaggaagttttaattatgtttaaaactttccttatttgccaagaccaaggaatataaaagaaagggtagaggtgcctcaccgaacaacacatcttctattcctcctctcttattccttgtggatagcccttcctcttcccctattcttcttctttgtggccggcggcatcaccTTCTTGGAgagattttggtggccggatttttcttggagaagaagaagagaaaggaggcattgtttcctagcatcccttggagattggttggtggccggaactcatcatccttgaaggttattggtggccgaaacttggaagcaagaagagaaggcttgggtggatttcatcttggaagatcgtcgcccacacaatgtccaagagaaggagaggaatacaatagaagatcaaaaggtctataagctacgaaaggtataactagttataagtttccgcatcataactagtgcatcctttttgtatagatcttgtaaaactaaacacaagaggttatcggttttaattatcatttttgttatcgatattcgtttcaatttcatgtttcgataatgtgtttctattgaggtctctgtagttaaacctagtttactgtgagaagtttaaatatctgatttcttcgaaaggctttgtctaggcaatggtggatgatctcatacctaagaacgcctagtacctcgccacgtttgacctagaagccgatccttgaaatagatatttgatcaacttttgtaatatgatttaacttaggaaaatcatatcggttgaacttgaagtaagaatgttaagtttcattcccaattcaagtttaacttctaaagggaaaatttggattaataatgttaagcatcgtttgcaatccaaatttaactttagtagaacacatgggtagctaggatagttctatgcttgtataaatttgtgtacaggggaactaggacgatattccgagtagcaaccaacacactcttacgactcacttgacgcttctttgcaaccttgacctcttcaagcctacttcctttggctctcgtcactcagatgcattcaagctcgcggctcgtccccaatgtcatcctttgtgGATGCCTTAATGTCGCTTCCCTCAACCCTTgaccttgttgccttgtccacgatctCTCAGATaatccatccttcaccggactcgaagtcatcaacctgagtcatatgtgtatcctgtaaacctacacaactcaaatacacatatcaaatacaagggtgaacctaactaaaaccctttgcccaaacaccaaaacacatggtcgcacagaccattggaACTGGTCCAACGTAAGTAGTTCAGTTGACTAATCCAATTTTGGTAAATGGCAGAGATCGAATTGAATTGACGCATAATTGGCAGAttcaggtttggtcgaccgatcagctagaTCATTCGACCGATTAGCGTGATTTATGGGATTGGATGGATCAGAACAAGGCAAACAAGGAAGGGCGTAAACTTCAGTCAATTGATAAGAGGTTCAGTTGACTGATAGGTTTAGTCGACCCAACGATTTTTAAGTCGACTGAACgatgtctataaaagaaggcctcgggGTTCAAGTTGAGATAAGAATTCTTCATTCtgcttcatttttttttgtaactCTACTACGTGTGCAAGTTCCTACTGCTACGACTTCGGAAGGCTCACCGACAACCAAGATTCATCTTCATTTCTATTTTGTCAGTATCTTTATTTTTCTTGCACATTGTATTTATACTTGTATTATTTCATCATTTAGTGGATTTTCCCAATGAAAGTGATCAAAGATCATGGGCCTTAAAGTAGGAGTCAGTTGGgcaccgaaccaagtaaaaaaggagacttgtcttttgtctttatttgtttttatttccgctacttaactctttttatttttattattatgaaaAGACAAGATTTTGAACGAATGAGATTCACACCTCCCTCTCTCGTCTTTATCGATCCAACAAGGATGACCGATATTGCACTGAAATATTAATTCCATGACTAAATTAGAGATCGAAATAATATTCGGTTACTAATTATAATATTTGATTGTTAATTAGTGACTAAATATTAATTCCATTGCTAATTTAGCTTTTTTTAGTGTACATTTAATTGTTATATAGATAATTGAtctattttttcctttctttttgcgCTAATTGGCTAACATATATAGTTTGATATTCATGTTGCTGTCTGACCATTCCCATATAAAAGGTCATTGTGCTAAGGTAAAATACTCCCTATAATTTACTTGTATGTATCTTATCGTAGAGTCGGCATTACTAAACTGCTTAAATTGAGTGATATCACTTTTTACTCTAATACATTGTTTTTGTTAAACATTAGCTTTAGCCCATGATACAGCAAATAATGTGGGTCCCTAAAGTCGGGTCAAAGTCAAGAAAGTCAGGTGGCATGGCGGTCAAAGTCCAAGAGGAATTGACACACGACATTGGCTCAATCATGTATATCTCGATCGAATGGTCTAGCCAATCGAGCACTAAGTCCCTCAGAGTCAACAAAGCCCTGAGCTGTATCAGTGGCATTCAAAGCTGAGTCAGGTAACTCCACCAAGTGCTCTAGCTAATCAAACCAGAGGTCCAATCAGACATGCTGGACACATGACCCGACTAGACCAAACTCTTTACATAAGTATAAGGGCTAAGCGTACGCTAAGTCCTTAGGTGTGACATCCATCCTTTATCGGACTACAAAGAGGATTCGGTCAGCCAGTTAGCCTATCCATTAAGCAAATAGGTGGTCCACATACTCAACGACTTAATATTCCTTCTTGGCATTTTGTGTAATGACTGTCAGGGCGTCAAAGGAATATTCCTTGTGTTGTCTGTGTGAGGAAGCTTCTACACTACAAAATACAGAAATGGTGAGTccatttttgaaaagttatcatAGAGACAGAAGAGTTGGTCCTTTTTGGGAAATACATCAAGATTCATACAGAGAGTAAAAGTAACACTCTAAAAGCGGGTCTCCATCTAGAGGCACAGATATGTTACATTACGCGAACTCAACCTAAGGCACTCATATTCCACTTTTTTCACTTCCATTATTCATTGTATTTCTCTCAAACACctatttgacttgagcgtcaaagtGCATGTGCCGAGGACCCCTCCCTGATCCAGTTGCTGATGTTTTTTCCTCTACTTTTTATTTTTGATACGCAAGATCACACGACATTTTTGATTTTCACCGTGGAGTCTTTTCACAGTCAACATCAGAGCCACATACCCAGTGTTTCATCTCCTCTGATTTTAAACAAGATAAACCCACAATAAATGCAAATATAATCCTCAAAAGACTTAAAATTCCTAGGGCTTTGCTCCTTAATTTGGCTTAGTTTGAAGTTTCCACTGTATTGGAGTAAAAACACTACAGTCATTTTGTTCTTATCGGTGTGGGTTCTAGGTTTGAGATTCGTGTAATCTGTACTATTTATGGTTATGTGGCACGAGCTAGGAGGAATAAAATCTGGTTGTCCAAAGACATGATTTAGTAACCCTAGATAATATGTTGCTCTAACTTTGGCATTGTACTAAAAAAATTCATAGCACTAATTAGTCATCACAAACTGCATGATCTTGATTGATTAGTTTAACTTTGGCAACCGTGATATCTGTTGGACATAAACTAATGAGAAAGTACTGCGCAGCTCcttattaattaactattaaaattCTCAACTTTTAAGAGAAATAATGATCCACAGTTCTTTTTGGATTAAGTTCGAGAAGGGCTTGAATCTTGTCTCGGGGCAATGGTAAAATATAGGACGAGCTCCATGTAGTGAGAATTTAAATCTCAAGTAGGATATATCATATGTCCGTGATGTTTGAATTACTCGTGATGTTGGACTATTCGTCAAAATTTATCtgtgtttttagattaatttaccTTCATGGTCAGTAGAAAAAAATCTGTGAAACTAGTCTAGTGGCCTCTAGGATTAATAAGTTCAAAGAGCTAAATACCccgattaaaaaaatatatttgaatctTTGAGTATTAGGGTTAAATGTGGTGCTTCTGTTAAAAGAAGAATGAGAAGTTTCAATATAATCAATTTGTTGCAGCCAAAAGGTTGACGCAGACCAATGCAATATAGAATAACTGAAATTCTGTGATGAACAATGGAATTCTCATCATCAATAACAGAAATTAAAATTGCACTGGCAAACTAATATCATAGGAACTAATTCACTTACTGAGAGCTTAGAAAAACATCTTAATTACCAATAATTTtaagttcaaaaataaaatttctgtTGCATATGATCATGTTGAGTATATGCTGTTTTTCCAAAATAACAAAGTGATGACTTGAAGCTTAACTTGTAAAGTTTCTGAAACAGCAAGAATAGAGTTAATAAGGATTAATCTGATTAATGCTGTAAAAAATCTTTCACTTCTGGTATGAATGCAGTTCTTTCACTTTGATCCCTCAATTTGTTATCGAGATTTTGAAGAGAGCTATGACCCTTTGTGCTAAGGCTTATGTGTATAGCACATCTTGTCAACAAGTGTCTCCTTTATGTTATGAAAGAATATTCAGCATGTAGATTGAAATAATTGAGACTTTATAGATTTTAGTACCATTTCCTTGATCTAGGGTTAGAACTAGACTAATGGCAGACAATAGTCAGAGTTACTTAACTATTGTTCTTGCTCATCATAATGTGCACACTGCACTATCTATGTTTTCCCCTTCATTCGATGTAATGAGTTCTCTATTGTCTATGATCACATGGTCCTTTATTTGTACTTTTTATTAATATAAGTCCTTATCTCAGTATCCAAAGTACAAAATCAACCGAGACTATCATATTTGGCATATGAATTACTAAATAATAAGATGATCAACATACTGTGCACTGAATTTGTTAGGAAATAATAGAAGAGCAACATCTCTCTTGTAGCTTGAAGAAAACATAGAAAGTTTTGCAATATATTTTCATACTGAAGTTGCAAAGAGAATATGTTAAGCTGCCTCACATGAATTGTTGTGTCTATATTTCGTTTTAATCACATGAATTGTTGTGTCTATGTACTTCATGCAGGAGCAATCCAAATTTTAAAGAGTCATAATTTTTTATTCGGTATTTGGAATCAAGTTCTATTGACGATCACACGTgtaaaatttcaaaatctatatttGTTACGGAGGAACCCATAACGACTAAATTTCAGACCCAAATTCCACCATTTAGGCTCTCAACCGAGCCTTTGAAGATTTTATTACTAttgttttagtaatttttatttttatagtatttaggataattttgatatttctgaTATTTATGAGTCCTAGTTTATCTATTTCGATTTCTTCCAAGAGATTTCCTTTTTTGGAAAGATCCTTGTTATTTTTTTACAAGATTGAAATTAAAGTTCATATATTAGGATTTCTTCCCTTTCTTAGTTATAGGGTCTAGAGTTCATATAAACACATAAATAACTTTATAAGAATTAATCCTTTTTTCATCAACAAAGTTTTCTTTTCTAGTAAATTTgatgaattttccttattttttagCCTTCTCTTTTTTTAAGTTCTACGATCTCCTCTGTCTTTAGTTCGCGGGATAATCGCTATCCTGTCGAGTGTCAGTATTGCTAGGGTTTCATGCAACATTGATATGTAAATTGAGATATACATAGTTGATACAAGAAAATGTAAAATTAACGACCGATTTAACAACCAAAATAAAATTCGGCTGTTAAATAGTGATCGAATAAAATTTTCAATTGCAAATTAACGACCGAATTAATATCGATCGCTAATGTTAGTGACCCAATAAAATATCGGTCGCTAACTTTTTTGTCGTTATTTTTAATGTTTGATTTTGATTCAGTTGCTAAAATTAACAACTAAATATAAAATATCAATTGCTAAAATTAGAgatcaaattaaaaattgatCGCTAAATTAGCAAATGATAAATTATATTCGATCGCTAAATTAGCAACCAATAAATTATATTTGGTAGTCAATTTTAGTGACGGAATCAAAATTGGTCATTAGAAATAACAATGAAAAAATTAGCAACCGATCATTTCTATCGTTAATCCATTGCTAAATGTATTTAGCAACCAATTAACGTCTCAATAATGATCACTTTTTCTTGTACATGACTATTCATCAGATTTTTTATTACTTGTATAATGAGAATAGTGGTTTTCTTATATAACATCCAGAACCTACTTTTTGTATTTTATAACCGAACTTTTTCTTGTACGTGAGTATTGATCAGATTTTTTATTACTTGTATACTGAGAATagtaattttcttatataacatCCAGAACCTACTTTTTCTATTTTATAAcctaaccttttcttgtacgtgAGTATTGATCAAATTTTTTATTACTTCTATACTGAGAATAGTAGTTTTCTTATATAACATCAAGAACTTACTTTTTCTATTTTATAACCCGTCTCTAATAATATGTTTCAGTTTATTGAGTTATATGAAGCTTTAAGTAACTGTACCACATTCTCTCATAAGTTGTAAAAAAAAATGCCTTTAGATGCTCACCTATATCAAACTAGCCATAAGAAAGCTGACTAAAGTTCATAAAAAGAAAACAAGATTCACTATAGTACATACAATCCTTATTCTTACTAGAATAGCCAAAAGTGTGGCTGTTCTTTAAAACAAGTTGTTCCACTAATAGTTAAGTTGAGGAATGACCAACCGACACACCGAATAATGTTAGGATTCGGAGCACCAATATAATCTTCCTTTCGTGAGTAGTTCAAGAAAAAAGACCCTGACCATTTACATTCTGCTTTATACTCAAATAGTTGTAAAAAAATGCCAGAGCATTTGTTGATATATGCCATGTTGATGTGTTCCCTTCTAAGGGCATGGGAAGTAGGAGGTACATGTGTAAACCTATTCATGAATTTTAGCTTCTCCCTTGAGATGGAAGGCATGCCTGAAGGCCATGACTGCAATGCCCCAAATGCCACAAGTAGCTTTTCAGGAGATGCATGCATTAGTGAGCTGCAAGAACATCTACTGCCGATCGCTAATGTGGGGCGAATCATGAAGAAAGTACTTCCGCCTAATGCCAAGATATCCAAGGAAGCAAAAGAAACCATGCAAGAATGTGCTTCCGAGTTCATTGGCTTCATCACTGGAGAGGCTGCGGACATATGCCACAAGGATGATCGCAAGAGCGTCAATGGAGATGACATTTGTAGTGCTATGAAGACACTTGGGCTAGACTATTATGGGAATGCCATGAAGAGATACTTGATCAGGTACAAGGAACATGAGGAGAGGGCATCTACTTCCAAACTAAATAGAAACACTGTAATCGATATTGTTGATGAATTATCTATCTCAAAGGCTGGTTCCTCTGGAAGGTGTCCAATGAATCATCCAAGAGGTTGATAGTCCAATAGGTTGCAATGAATGGTAATGGAAATGATTTCCTGCTTCTTTTCCATggctttttttttaatgataaaatcTCAGGTGATGAATGTTCATTTATCTAATTCATGGACCTGTCAACCTATGCAAAAAGTGATAACTAGATAATCTCTGGACTTATATTAGTCGCACCCAAGAAAATATAGTAGAATATGATGCATGTTGATATTGTGCAGGTGTTTGAAACGTAATACATTACTGcacttttaaaaacatgaacaAATTAAACTGATATTATATGATTGATAAGATTTCAAAACAAGCTTAGACTTTTCTTAGAATAGACAACATTCTTTCTTAATTTGGAGCTTCAATATGAATTGATGAACACTTCTTTCATATTTCTAACCTTAAATTTGAGAGAGTCAGTTTGCTTCATTATACTGAGGACTAAAAAGAGGTGGAGCAAGAGGAATACATGCTCTCTAGATAAACTAGCTAGCGGTGGATCTAAAATCTCAAGATTAACCATTTTGGCTAAAGCAAACAAACAATTACAAAGACAAAAAAGATAATCATCATCAAAGCAAAGTTTTATATTATGGGCTTATAAACTTCTCTAATCGATCAAAATAAATGAGTCAGTAGAATCCACATAAAATTCATCTTGATCGACAACAAATCAACCTTGTTGGATCATGCAGTTGATGTAAGCCATCTCAGCATCTATTGACATTTGAGGTGTCAAGTGTATATGTAAGTTTATGATGCTATGGAAATCTATCAGGCAAAATCATATCTAGCTATGATGCTTGACTTATTTGTGAAAGTCGATATAAGGTAATAAATATATCATCTAGTATAACTTGAATCatgttattaaattttaaaaatatcctGATTAGATCTAATCAGGATGAAAAACCATCGTCCCAACATAAATAAGGCCTTGGTATCCTTCTTTTAACCTTGACTCAAAGTAGTTAATGAAGTTGTGGCTAGTTGAATCAACCTATCGTTAACTTAGGACCATATataacattttaaaacattctcgTCTAGTAAAGAAAAGTTTGTACATAAGGTCACCAAAGTAACCAAGAGGGTGGTAAGGGTTTCCAACATTGGAGAGGATCACTCATATGTCTATTTGATTCTATGGATTTTTTTGATGAAGAGGCATGTCTTAAGCTTGATTTCCATTTctaatctataaaagattaacaAATTCAGTTTAAGCATACACAAATTGTTAGAACTGAGCTGAACAATTAAAGTTTCTATTATTACAGTTTGTTTTcattaaaactttatttaaaggcaattttcaattatttttatGAATGTGCGtagattcattttttttaattgtcaTTTCAAAGCCAACCAAACCAAGACCAAACTAAAAATTTTAGTTTGGTTTCAAATCAAAGCAAAATAGTATCAATTTGGTCACAATTTTAGATCTTTCCTATCAACTCAATAAATTAAAGTACCCTTATTATTAATTGTTCAATACTCTAAGGGAACTATGAAATGCATTCAATGAGAACCTATTCTCACATCCAAGCGGCTAGCCAAGCTAAGGCTAGTGAAATGCTATGAAGCTTAATTCAATAGGATGTAGTTGTTACTTCTCTTGGGGTTATTACCACTAGGTTTATATAACCTTCTACAATTTGCCTCGTCTTTGTGACAAGCTCTACTTTATGGATTAATTTCATAGTGAAGGAGATTATAGTCTCTAATTATGCGCTTTTTTTCTTTAGGGACTTGTTTCCTTATTTGTATGCAGTGAGTATAACAACTAACTTGGACAAAAATTTAGCTGTCAATTTGGCGATGGTTGTTTGCTATTTAGTCTTCAATAATGTTGGTAGGAGATTATttgtctttcttttatttgttgcTCGTATGAATTTATCATTTAAAATAATCCAATCTAGGTCAAGTAGCATCAAAATAGACATGtaaaggatttcattttatcTTGTTCCCACTAATAACATCATTAGCATCTAGAtggccactacaagaaaaactctcatagacatcggtggaacaacaacagttttaagcaaaaaccgatgtctttgagtattttacaccgatttttccaaaaatcggtgtctatgagcgcagatttttcactcatagacatcggttttttagccgatgtctatgagcgccttttttttgttaatagacacaggttttaacagcggtttttaaaatccggtgttaatgaaccaaaaaaaaataatttaatttttccaccagccaaaatttacaacacttcacaaagttccctccaaacctaaaccaatatcgtgccccttctctcagcctaaacctaaacctaaacctccgaccatctctctcagcctcatctccctcttccccttcctgaatctcttccccttcctggatcgacACCCCTTCCTCTGCCGAttaggatcaaaaccacctgcttcggtCCTGTTAGTTAGTTACTTTATTTTCATTGTCAAGTAACATCAGATTTAAGTTAGTTACtttattttcattgtctttaaaggactactgttattatatattttcctggtttcttgtcatggttattccttatcctctatcctttatgtactttcttttgctttagatgctagaacaaaaagcaaactaatgctttgattgaggttatgaaaattcataattttttgtgCTCCAGAGACAAATTAATTCTTAGCGATGGATTTGGGTTCAATTCCatcaataagaaaaatgaaaaacagtactagacatgatttttgtttaaaaattcatgCGGGCTATGAAGAATGCTCCTAAACAAGGAGACAACAATGTTAAACAAACATGTTAACAACATTTAACATCAAAATAGTGTTGTAAATAcagaaattgattttcctcattattattcttcttctctgaacttgggataaaagctactgaggttcctacacaattgggagactttgcaaaaccaaagtaactaatttattaggttgaaatgatagatagatgaatattatggatactgttgtaagaagaatactattgtaagaagaatatttacaaAACCAACGTGTAAAATTCAACGTGTGTTGGAGCTAATATTTGTAAATATCTGAAGAGTTGAACTTTACAATAAATTAGATGTGACGCGAATTGTGGTACTTGGTGCATCAAGTGGTGTATAAGTTATTTGACATATTACTATTGAAGAGTCAAAGGATTTCTCAATTTCATTCTTAATTTAAACAAGACattttttgttgggtttttcgggccgcgaaaaccgcgttttcacgtcgcggaaaccccgaatcacccaagccactggatctcgtgcgaaggatagatttcaaaattttacatgtacgagtttctacttagatctacttctagatctacatgaagaaaaggttatacctttgaagcgcgcccttcgcgaatcccgctcgtccaaggtgccggatctctagaccgtcaagcatacggtcctctagaagtatccacacgaacaatccttgatggagaagaccaaacaaaggtgtgctagcaccttgtcttgttagGCCaagtgaggaggagagggagaagaaagagctccaagaggaagaagatgtgaatgcacttgaatgagaaaaatgaattcacttcccattcaaaagtggccggccacttcccaagtgtaacccccaaattttgcattaagtgcaattaatgtgaagccattaaagagaatggctttgtaacttccatgaggtggcaccccatgatgatgtggagtaacatcattagtccacatcaatgccaactcaccaatgaggtggcataaagtcaagtcgaacttgacttttatcttcctctcaagttaagacaaacttgacttaatctctctcatggttgatctaatccaaccatttgattcaagccaatttaatataatgaatctaattcatttaattaattgattcaatgagtcataatctaaattagactcattgaacacatgaatcaacttgagtccaactcaattagcccaattaggattactcttaatccaatttgattcatcaaatgaatctaatcctcttagttcatcatatgaacctaatctccatctaattgtccttagtgtgtgaccctataggttcttgtaatgttggcaatgcccctaaacccatttaggagcataagtaatgagcggtatctagcaacacatcattactacccaagttacaagaatgttgagatccaacatcaccttgtgactactaattgtgactcctcacaatatatgacaagtgtccttctatcctagacatctagattgatcaatgtgaggcatagacagtgtcatcctctgaccaatctaaatcttgaactccaagtatactcactcaatcaaatgagctcaatatctcatattgactcatttgggcatggacatgcacttcgtggtctcactctatcaagaatatcgatgtctctcccgtcatataggagggatagatcccatctacatcactcacatccctccgcataatttgttacatacccagtaatcgcctttatagtccacccagttacgggtgacgtttgacgaaaccaaagtacataactccttatgtagggatccatggtga
It contains:
- the LOC122028018 gene encoding nuclear transcription factor Y subunit B-4-like, translating into MPEHLLIYAMLMCSLLRAWEVGGTCVNLFMNFSFSLEMEGMPEGHDCNAPNATSSFSGDACISELQEHLLPIANVGRIMKKVLPPNAKISKEAKETMQECASEFIGFITGEAADICHKDDRKSVNGDDICSAMKTLGLDYYGNAMKRYLIRYKEHEERASTSKLNRNTVIDIVDELSISKAGSSGRCPMNHPRG